The following proteins are encoded in a genomic region of Cryptomeria japonica chromosome 11, Sugi_1.0, whole genome shotgun sequence:
- the LOC131061289 gene encoding uncharacterized protein LOC131061289 — MWVKRIDSLSNAKRRRVGRRLWLVSAVVRRHPTLSSVKAWVVCRRRVKRTSDKEALRIQRLNLQLYERNQSIVQENERLRKQALLLSEENQNLQQKLKEQLRCRNNSLESS, encoded by the exons ATGTGGGTTAAAAGGATTGATAGTTTGTCAAACGCAAAGCGCCGCAGGGTGGGACGAAGGCTATGGTTGGTAAGCGCTGTTGTTAGAAGGCACCCCACTTTGTCTTCGGTCAAGGCATGGGTTGTTTGCAGAAGAAG GGTTAAGAGGACATCTGACAAAGAGGCTTTGCGCATTCAGAGGTTAAATTTACAGCTTTATGAACGGAATCAGAGTATTGTGCAAGAAAATGAAAGGCTGAGGAAACAGGCTTTACTTCTCAGCGAGGAGAATCAGAACCTACAGCAGAAGCTGAAAGAGCAACTTAGGTGTCGGAACAACAGTTTGGAATCCTCATGA